A segment of the Rickettsia bellii RML369-C genome:
ATTCTGAAGAGACAGATACTATAAATGAATATAAACCTGATCTTATAGTGATTAGTAGTACTCTTGAAAATGAAGATCCTTTAAGAGTAGGAGCTATTTTAAGAGGCAAACCGGAAATAAGTGGAGTAATATTAATTTTACAAATTTATGAAGATGAAAACGGAAACGAAAATCAAATGCAATTAGTTATGAAAGGATTTGAGCTTGGCATTAATGATTATTTTGTTTATCCTATTGATGAAAGTGAGCTAGCTGCAAGAATTAAAACACAATTAAGACGTAAGCAATATCAAGATAATTTACGTAACGATTTAGAACAAAGCGTAAATTTAGCAGCTAAAGACGGATTAACAGGTTTATTTAATCGCCGTTATTTTGATGTACACATTAAGCAAATAGTCGAAAAGGCTAATAAAGAAGGCATGAAATTATATTTGCTTATGTGTGATATCGATAATTTTAAGCATGTAAATGATACTTATGGGCATCAAGCAGGAGATAAAGTTTTAATAACCACTTCTCGTATTTTAAAAAATACCTTTAGAGTAACTGATTTAATAGCAAGATTTGGTGGCGAAGAATTTACTATACTTTTAAATGATATAAATATTGACCAAGCAATATATACAGCAGAGCGAGTTAGAGTTAAAATAGAAAGTATGAACTTCCAAATAGATGAACAAGAAAAACCTTTAAAAAAGACTGTATCTATAGGAGTTACAGAGTATAAAAAATGTGAGTCAATTGAAGAATTTATTGAACGCTCGGACAAAGCTATGTATGAAGCTAAAACAACTGGTAAAAATAAAGTTGTAAAACTATAATTATGAATAAAAC
Coding sequences within it:
- a CDS encoding PleD family two-component system response regulator, whose protein sequence is MSANILIVDDIETNIKLLEAKLLNEYYTVFKASSGKEALNILKKEKVDIVLLDVMMPEMDGFEVCKKIKSDPETTHIPVVMVTALSDVDDRVKGLEAGADEFLTKPINDNALFIRIKSLSRMKSLIDELKIRNSTNALLGGINVEIHDNFADKKILLINDDVVQAKNIKQMLLKITSNVKVISNSEETDTINEYKPDLIVISSTLENEDPLRVGAILRGKPEISGVILILQIYEDENGNENQMQLVMKGFELGINDYFVYPIDESELAARIKTQLRRKQYQDNLRNDLEQSVNLAAKDGLTGLFNRRYFDVHIKQIVEKANKEGMKLYLLMCDIDNFKHVNDTYGHQAGDKVLITTSRILKNTFRVTDLIARFGGEEFTILLNDINIDQAIYTAERVRVKIESMNFQIDEQEKPLKKTVSIGVTEYKKCESIEEFIERSDKAMYEAKTTGKNKVVKL